Proteins co-encoded in one Nematostella vectensis chromosome 15, jaNemVect1.1, whole genome shotgun sequence genomic window:
- the LOC116616887 gene encoding substance-K receptor-like: MNTSRITITQGNTDKNDGQTKASIACNTVLGLWAIFGNTISLVIFLKTKSLRRRRSNYLLVNLCIADLLVGIYCLFHAICSLGALPSWRIHDAFCIFVFPSFAVFSIFLSVNFLAAVSVERLVAVAFPFYHRATGKTFYGLLIGTPWLLAGISTVTIVCFPAPVIDISITFVVVYVFLPLLIMSAAYTVIMIRSRASHINGHGARERLRDKKLAVTLLIVTLASLVTWMPFRFYWAILILDFPLYNYTVNMALSFLQSSNSCINIVVYAWRIPEFRQILFRHKPVATNVQGRAIRMECRTDVKAR; this comes from the coding sequence ATGAATACAAGCAGAATAACTATAACTCAGGGGAACACAGATAAAAACGATGGTCAAACGAAGGCATCTATTGCGTGCAATACGGTACTTGGGCTTTGGGCGATCTTCGGGAACACCATCAGTCTTGTCATCTTCCTCAAAACGAAAAGTCTCCGAAGGCGAAGATCAAACTACCTACTCGTCAATCTGTGCATCGCCGATCTCCTTGTCGGTATCTACTGCTTGTTTCACGCTATTTGTTCTCTGGGAGCGCTACCCTCATGGCGTATTCATGACGCCTTTTGTATTTTCGTTTTTCCTAGTTTTGCTGTCTTCTCAATTTTTTTATCGGTCAATTTTCTTGCCGCTGTATCGGTGGAGCGTCTTGTTGCAGTCGCCTTTCCGTTCTATCATCGCGCAACGGGTAAGACATTTTACGGTCTCCTGATCGGGACTCCTTGGCTTCTCGCCGGTATTAGTACAGTGACAATAGTGTGCTTTCCTGCCCCAGTTATCGATATCTCAATTACCTTTGTCGTTGTCTACGTCTTCTTGCCTCTTTTGATAATGTCTGCTGCCTACACCGTCATCATGATCAGATCCAGGGCGAGTCATATCAACGGACACGGAGCCCGTGAAAGATTGCGTGATAAGAAGCTTGCCGTCACGCTTCTCATTGTCACGCTGGCGTCACTAGTTACATGGATGCCCTTTCGTTTTTACTGGGCCATACTTATCTTAGATTTCCCGCTTTATAATTATACTGTAAACATGGCTCTCTCTTTTCTCCAATCTTCCAACTCTTGCATTAACATCGTTGTGTACGCCTGGAGGATTCCTGAGTTCAGACAGATTCTGTTTAGGCATAAACCTGTTGCGACCAATGTGCAAGGTAGAGCGATAAGAATGGAATGCAGAACAGACGTCAAGGCACGCTAG